A region of the Leishmania panamensis strain MHOM/PA/94/PSC-1 chromosome 10 sequence genome:
ACGGCATCTGGGACAGCGTGTGGGAGTACTGATAACCCCGCTGAACGGCCACGCACACgagtcggcgcagcgccagcttAGCCGCCGCGTTCAGCACGGCATCCCGAACGCACAGCAGCTCATACACGTTCAGCGTAAACTGCGTCAGCTCTTCTGCATCACCAAACAACGTTTCCAAACACTCTGATGCTGCGCGAGACACAAACATTATAGAGTATGCGCTTGTGGACTGCTGCAGGACTGCCATCAGCAGGCTCAGTCCGATCTCATCGATAATGCGGCGCCATCCATCAACAGTCACCTTCAAAGTGGCTCCCTTGTCTCCCGAGTAGAGCTTCAGGCAGAATGCATCTACGTCATCTATTCTATTAAACTCTGTCATTCATCTACAGATCCCCTCGTGTGGTTTTCTTTTCGCATGTAGGcagtacgcacgcacgatgggaaggggaagaacgGAAAAAGGCGGGGGTATGACGAGATCGCCCACCCGCCCACGCACATACGTGCGCACAAACAAACGTGAAATACTTGTAAGAAGAACTACAGAGGAATGGAGAGCTTGCGTGAGAGCGTGCAGAAAGAGTAGCCGTTTGAGGGAGGCCTGTGCGCTGAGGCGTGTATACCTCTGCTTCTAGACGTATGCGAGTGCCGATGTATCACTCACTTTGTCCGAGGGCTTTCGTTGTAAGGGGAAATGGTGGGGGTGCGAGTGGTGTGACAACGTAACGGTACTGAAAAGGGGCtgggtgagagaagaggggtggggtggggcggtTGAGTGATACACCCGACTTACAAAGTACGCACACGCTCAGCAACAGCGAATGCCTTGGCAATGCGAAATACTTACTCTGATAGCAAAGGAACTAAGCGGTCGAAATAACGATGGGGGGAGTTTGTGGCGTTCGCTGTGgcttccttttttccccttcgaGACACCTCCCAGGATGGTCATGGCGTGTGCAGAGACAACCAGCGTAGAGCAGGTGAGCCGGGGGATAGGTGTGTGGCGTGAACgagtgtggtgggggggggtgagagaagaaaagagaggagagggaggcagagagagagagactgagGGCAGTTGCTAAGAggcggaagggaggggggggggaaagacaCGAGGCGGATGGCATGACATAGCAGTGCAGTGGGGCGATTGGTGCATCAATCACGGTAAATGTGCGACAGGGAAACAGAATGCGGGCAACAACACGAAAAGAGCGCAAAATTTTGGGCGAGGGAAAGACGAAACGAGCGTGCAGGAAGCGAAGCAACGCAACGGAGGGGGGCGAAAACTGCAGCGACAAAATGTGCGTGTGACCGAGAGCACAGAGTCTCTGTTCTGccaagcggcagcgcagcaagcgTATTTGAAGGCTATTGGCGGCACTACTTTTCTGAAgtaggtgtgtgcgtgtgcactcATTCTTCACCCACCTGAAACAGAGAAAATTGGAATTCTTCGcccccgctgcacctcggGCATTCTTTTTTGCGCAGCAATGAAAAACCTGCGGCTAGGCTGGGAGCCGCAATGCGCAGAAGCGAGACGAAGAAACTTGTGTGAGGAGCAGTGCGTCGTATTAAGGGTGGCAGCGTTAGTGAATGtgccagcagtggtggctgtAGCAACTGATAAACTCGGATGTATAAAGCCGTTGAAAGCAGTCGTTTGATCGTGCGGATATCGGAGGCAGTGCCTTCGCAGCCTCAGTGCCGacgcgggggaggaggtgacgtaAAGAATATGCGACGAACTCCATCTCTGCGTTTCTGCCTCGCCGCAGGACTAGCGAGTGGCCTCTCCGCACCATCACGAGAACTCGCTTCGCAGGGGATTTCCCTCGCTGCTCTGCTGGGCAGGAGAAACGCGGTATCCACGGGTCGCCATCTCTCGCCCATATGGAGTGGTGTGCAGCCCGGCAGCAAGCAGCGCATGATACAGTCGCACCCGTGGATCCTTCATAATTTCTTCGTCAGAGAAGCCCGGGATGGACGGCCTCGTGGCTTGAGCAAGCGTAGTGTACTGCTTCGCTTGCGCGCTCGAGGTGGTCGCTTTGAGGAGACGACGCGGGTCAGTCTCCACACCGATTTGTTTATCGACGGAAGCGAAGAAACGCTGCAACGCTTCCTGCCTCTTGGCCCTCAGCGCGAGCAGTTCGTGCTCGTGCTTCTTCTGCTCATAGTGCCGCTGTTCGTCTCGCTGGCGTCGGTACTTGACCCGCTCTTCGTTGCGGTGCATGCGCGctgctttctcctcctccagtgcctgagcctgcagctccgccagctcccgctccttctgccgcagcgccgcctgctgtaCTTCGTACGCCTCAAAGAGACGGAGGCGCTCTTGAAATTCGATCGCACGCTTTGCCTGCAGagccttctccttcgccgccaccgctgcttgcATCTGCACCTCGATGCTCTGACGGTGTCGCAGCACAGCCTCATAAGCGGCACGCTCCGCTGTAAGGTGTGCGTGGCGCTGATTTTGTGCGGCAacacgctgccgcgcagcctccgtcttctcttgccgctgctttgcCGACTCCTGAGCAACAAGAAACGCAGACTCGCATGAGGACAAAAGAGAGGCGTTTACTCGCTGGAAGTCTGACATGGCAGCCTGCGAGAGCACTCGCTCTTTCCGAAGTGCTATAGACTCTTCAATGGCCACATGAACCTGAGCGGAAGGCATGCCCGGATATACCGCCGATACCCGTTCTGTCAAGGTTGCCATGGTGGCTGCTGAGATATCAAACTGTCGTGCGTGTTGTCCCATCCTCACGATGAGCTCCACGGTCTGAAGCACATCTGGCGGCGTTGCGATAGCTGTGGAAACGCTAGCGTCCTTGATACGAGCcaacacctcctcctccacgctcTTCAACGCGACCTCAAAGGTATCGCGCAGCTGGTGTGCTGGGTGGTAGCTGTCGCACAGTGCCGCAAATGTCAGCTGTGCTTGTCG
Encoded here:
- a CDS encoding hypothetical protein (TriTrypDB/GeneDB-style sysID: LpmP.10.1130): MHASPRANAFSSASVQAAALKEWRKSSSKHKEAASSLRQKVRQLKSDAEACRRAVQWMHERDVLNAKQETCEAALVAMEKGLGNAVSDADNECHHRELSALKIFLSQQLTEVDALLCTSTAQESQNSSSSTAEDRVAHIREWIAAELTKCETNMAALAKPSADLEHQPNAVTECRAVARQAQLTFAALCDSYHPAHQLRDTFEVALKSVEEEVLARIKDASVSTAIATPPDVLQTVELIVRMGQHARQFDISAATMATLTERVSAVYPGMPSAQVHVAIEESIALRKERVLSQAAMSDFQRVNASLLSSCESAFLVAQESAKQRQEKTEAARQRVAAQNQRHAHLTAERAAYEAVLRHRQSIEVQMQAAVAAKEKALQAKRAIEFQERLRLFEAYEVQQAALRQKERELAELQAQALEEEKAARMHRNEERVKYRRQRDEQRHYEQKKHEHELLALRAKRQEALQRFFASVDKQIGVETDPRRLLKATTSSAQAKQYTTLAQATRPSIPGFSDEEIMKDPRVRLYHALLAAGLHTTPYGREMATRGYRVSPAQQSSEGNPLRSEFS